The Triticum aestivum cultivar Chinese Spring chromosome 3A, IWGSC CS RefSeq v2.1, whole genome shotgun sequence genome includes a region encoding these proteins:
- the LOC123059498 gene encoding uncharacterized protein, with product MVATDDEEGASRSTRSCDLAPPPPLSTQPLLSYLLCSSPVPPVASNPIVISYFPLLFPCVSARWAKLSHTAKGGCSYGSDAGAVEVEAELRQLMVDGRVSDVSLDDSTSSITFTATSGGWSRLGSFLGV from the exons ATGGTGGCGACGGACGATGAGGAGGGGGCGTCCAGGTCGACGAGAAGCTGCGAtttagcgccgccgccgcctcttagCACGCAACCTCTCCTTTCCTATCTCCTCTGCAGCTCCCCTGTTCCTCCGGTGGCATCGAACCCCATAGTCATCTCCTACTTCCCTCTCTTATTCCCATGTGTGTCCGCGAGATGGGCCAAGCTGTCACACACGGCAAAGGGCGGCTGCAGCTACGGCTCCGACGCAGGCGccgtggaggtggaggcggagctGCGGCAGCTAATGGTGGACGGCCGCGTCAGCGACGTCAGCCTCGACGACTCGACGAGTTCCATCACCTTCACTGCTACGTCAG GAGGCTGGTCTAGATTAGGTTCGTTTCTTGGAGTATGA